A single region of the Brachypodium distachyon strain Bd21 chromosome 3, Brachypodium_distachyon_v3.0, whole genome shotgun sequence genome encodes:
- the LOC100829109 gene encoding mediator of RNA polymerase II transcription subunit 15a isoform X1, protein MDTNWRPIQGSDPAGGGGVDLNAPGPAGGDWRTQLRPQARTRVVNKIAKVLKKHLPVPVPEDLTKIQNIAVRFEEKVYATATNQSDYRRKIALKLCVVDEKIPQVPENAQIKPGPEG, encoded by the exons ATGGACACCAACTGGCGTCCCATCCAGGGATCCgacccggccggcggcggcggcgtagacCTGAACGCGCCCGGCCCCGCCGGAGGCGACTGGCGCACCCAGCTCCGGCCCCAGGCGCGCACCAGGGTGGTCAATAAGAT AGCGAAGGTTCTGAAGAAGCATCTGCCAGTACCAGTGCCTGAGGATCTGACCAAAATTCAAAACATCGCTGTGAGATTTGAAGAGAAGGTCTATGCCACAGCGACCAACCAG TCTGATTATCGGCGGAAGATTGCTCTGAAATTGTGCGTTGTGGATGAGaagataccacaggtgcctgaAAATGCTCAAATCAAGCCCGGTCCAG AAGGTTGA
- the LOC100829109 gene encoding mediator of RNA polymerase II transcription subunit 15a isoform X2 → MDTNWRPIQGSDPAGGGGVDLNAPGPAGGDWRTQLRPQARTRVVNKIAKVLKKHLPVPVPEDLTKIQNIAVRFEEKVYATATNQSDYRRKIALKLCVVDEKIPQVPENAQIKPGPG, encoded by the exons ATGGACACCAACTGGCGTCCCATCCAGGGATCCgacccggccggcggcggcggcgtagacCTGAACGCGCCCGGCCCCGCCGGAGGCGACTGGCGCACCCAGCTCCGGCCCCAGGCGCGCACCAGGGTGGTCAATAAGAT AGCGAAGGTTCTGAAGAAGCATCTGCCAGTACCAGTGCCTGAGGATCTGACCAAAATTCAAAACATCGCTGTGAGATTTGAAGAGAAGGTCTATGCCACAGCGACCAACCAG TCTGATTATCGGCGGAAGATTGCTCTGAAATTGTGCGTTGTGGATGAGaagataccacaggtgcctgaAAATGCTCAAATCAAGCCCGGTCCAG GTTGA
- the LOC112271483 gene encoding uncharacterized protein LOC112271483: protein MPEEWRRSILVPIFKNKGDVQSCTNYHGIKLMSHTMKLWERIIEHRLRRMTSVTKNQFGFMPGRSTMEAIFLVRQLMERYKEQKKDLHMVFIDLEKAYDKIPRNVMWWALEKHKVPAKYITLIKDMYDNVVTSVRTSDGDTDDFPIKIGLHQGSALSPYLFDLVMDEVTRDIQGDIPCTTTPEEEEEEVSLDGQVVPQKDTFRYLGSMLQKDGDIDEDVNHRIKAGWMKSRQASGILCDKRVPQKLKGKFYRTAIRPAILYGAECWPTKRRHVQQLGVAEMRMLRWMCGHTRRDRVQNDDIRDRVGVAPIAEKLVQHRLRWFGHIQRRPLDAPVHSGRLKRAGNVKRGRGRPNLTWEESVKRDLKGWNITKELAMNRAAWKLAIHVPEP from the exons ATGCCAGAAGAATGGAGACGGAGTATATTAGTACCAATCTTCAAGAACAAGGGGGATGTTCAGAGTTGTACTAATTACCATGGAATTAAGCTGATGAGCCATACAATGAAGCTATGGGAGAGAATCATTGAGCACCGCTTAAGACGAATGACAAGCGTGACCAAAAATCAGTTTGGTTTCATGCCTGGGAGGTCGACCATGGAAGCCATTTTCTTGGTACGACAGCTTATGGAGAGATACAAggagcaaaagaaggacctACATATGGTGTTCAttgacttggagaaggcctACGATAAGATACCGCGAAATGTCATGTGGTGGGCCTTAGAGAAACACAAAGTCCCAGCAAAGTACATTACCCTCATCAAGGACATGTACGATAATGTTGTGACAAGTGTTCGAACAAGTGATGGCGACACTGATGACTTCCCGATTAAAATAGGACTGCACCAGGGGTCAGCTTTGAGCCCTTAtctttttgatttggtgatgGATGAGGTCACAAGGGATATACAAGGAGATATCCCATG TACTACTacgcccgaggaggaggaggaggaggttagCCTTGATGGGCAGGTAGTGCCTCAGAAGGACACCTTTCGATATTTGGGGTCCATGCTGCAAAAGGATGGGGACATCGATGAAGATGTGAACCACCGAATCAAAGCCGGATGGATGAAGTCGCGCCAAGCTTCTGGCATTCTTTGTGACAAAAGAGTGCCACAAAAGCTAAAAGGCAAGTTCTATAGGACGGCGATTCGACCCGCAATATTGTATGGCGCTGAGTGTTGGCCGACTAAAAGGCGACATGTTCAACAGTTAGGTGTGGCGGAGATGCGCATGTTGAGGTGGATGTGTGGCCACACAAGGAGGGACCGCGTCCAGAATGATGATATTCGAGACAGAGTTGGGGTAGCACCGATTGCAGAGAAGCTTGTTCAGCATCGTTTAAGATGGTTTGGGCATATCCAGCGCAGGCCTCTAGATGCTCCAGTGCATAGCGGACGGCTAAAGCGTGCTGGAAATGTCAAGAGAGGTCGGGGTAGACCAAACttgacatgggaggagtccgtAAAGAGAGATCTGAAGGGCTGGAATATCACCAAAGAACTAGCCATGAACAGGGCTGCATGGAAGCTTGCTATCCATGTGCCAGAACCATGA